A segment of the Aquificaceae bacterium genome:
TTCTCCCTTCTCCAACTTCAGGCTCAAGGAATGGAACATGGAGGGGTGGGTGGAGCTCGCAGGGAGGTTGAGCATAAGACCCGTAGTGGTGGGGACAGAAAGAGACAGAGAAAGGGCTGAGGTTTTCTGGGCAACAGGGGCTAAAAACCTGGTTGGCAGAACATCACTGAGAGAACTGATGGCAGTAATAAGCCTTTCAAGGGCTGTCATTTCCTGCGACTCATCCCCGGTCCATATAGCCAACGCCCTTGGGGTGCCTGCAATAAGCGTATACACGGCAACTTCACCGGATTACGGCTTCTATCCTCTAAAGGGTGAATACGTAAAACCACAGCTCTATTGTTCACCCTGCTCACCAAACCCAAAGGTATGCAAGACTGGAACTCATGCATGCCTGAGTATGGTCAGGGTGGAGGAAGTTCTTGAGGCATTAGAGAGGGTTCTTTCCTGATGGTTTATCACTGACTGGGCTATACCCAGGAAAAGTAAGGAAGCGAGCAGGTTGGAAGAACCATAGCTGACAAAGGGCAGAGCTATTCCCTTGGGAGGTATCAGGTTAGAGACCATGGCAAGGTTCCAGAGGAAAGAGTAAGCAAAGTTTATAGCAGTTCCAAAGAGAATAAGCTTTTCCATCTGCCCCTTAGCCATAAAGGCATGCCATAACAATCTACCCACCAGTATGGCATACAGGATGATAGCCAATAAAACACCGAGAAAACCCATCTCCTCCCCTACGATAGCAATCACGTAGTCCGTGTCCGAGGCCGGTAGAGGTCCCAGTTTCTGAAGTCCCTGACCTATACCTACGCCCATAAACCCACCCCTTGCAAGAGCGTAAAGAGACTGTATTATCTGGTATCCACTGTCCTCAGCATCCAGAAAGGGGTCCTTCCAGGCAGAAAGCCTCTCCGCCACATAACCCTTTGAGGTGAGTATGTAGTAGACCATAAGGGAAAATATAGGAATCACTATAAGGTAGACCCTTTTTGGAACACCGCCCACGTAGACCATAAGGGCTGTAATCAGTAGTATAAAGACCGCACCGCCCTTGTCAGGCTGTGCAAGTAGTAAAAGAGCCATGAGAAGAGGAAAAATTAGAGCCCAGAAAAGATGTTTCCACTGTCTCAGATTCCCCTTACGCACTATGTAATAAGAGAGGAAAAGGACAAGGGCAATCTTGGCAAACTCAAGGGGCTGGAGGCTGCCACCGAGGAGCCATCTGTCCACAGGTCTGCCAGTTAAAAGCTTTTTTATAAGAACAAGCAGAAGACTCAAAAGGGCAAGGAGAACGAGAAAATAGGGAATGCCACCGCTCATATATCTTCTGTAATCAAGCCTTGTAAGAAGGCTTGCCAGCAAAAAGCCAGAAATAAAAACTAGAATCTGAAGGAGTGGTTTTTTGTATATGCTCAGATTCTGGTAGGAGTCCATCAGGTATGGGACCGTGTTTACGCTGATTATGACAGCCTCACCCATAAAAAAAAGAGCAAAGATGCTGAATATTATCCATGCATCCCAGTTTTTCAACACTGCAGATAAAAGTATAGCAAAGGGTCAGACAGGGTGTATAATATATATGAATCCGGGGTAGCTCAACAGGCAGAGCAGGCGGCTGTTAACCGTCAGGTTGGGGGTTCGAGTCCCTCCCCCGGAGCCAGTAAAAGCATGGTAGAGATAAGAGGAATTACTCTTCCAGTGGTGCTGATAGAAATAAAGGAAAAGGGGGATGTGGATACCCTTATAGAAGAGATAAAACAGAAGGTTTCTTCCAGACTGTTTGAAGGCAGCTATGTGCTTATAGATGGTAAGGGCTTCCTTAAAAGAGGAGATATTGAAAAAATAGAAAAGGCTCTTACGGACAGAAACATAAAGAGCGTAAAGAAACTGAGCTCGGCTGGACTGGAGGAAGGCAAGAGAGACAGGCTCCTTGTGGTTCAGAAACACCTTCGTTCAGGTCAGAGAGTGGAACATAACGGGGACATACTGGTCCTTGGGGATGTAAACAAGGATGCACAGGTGATAGCAACCGGAAATATAATAGTTATGGGCAGACTCAGGGGGATTGCCATAGCTGGAGCACTGGGAGATGAAAGGGCTGTGGTTGTCGCTCTTGAAATGGAGCCACAGCAGGTAAGAATAGGGAAAAAGGTTGCCATTATGGATGAGGAAGAAAGAAAGTCCCCTGGCTATCCAGAGGTTGCAAAAATTGAAGAGGGTAATATAATACTTGAGAGGGTCTGAATGAGCAAGGTTTTTGTGGTAACATCAGGAAAGGGGGGCGTAGGCAAAACCACAATAACAGCCAACCTTAGCGTTGCCTTAGCAAACTTTGGGAGAAAGGTTCTTGCGGTGGATGCGGACATAGGGCTCAGAAACCTTGACATGATACTGGGGCTTGAGAACAGGATTGTTTACGATGTGCTTGATGTGCTTGAAGGAAGAGTGGAGTTTCACAAGGCTCTGGTAAAGGATAAAAGGGGGCTGAGCCTCTGGCTCCTTCCCGCCAACCAGACAAAGAACAAGGATGCCATAGACAGGGGAAGGTGGGTAGAGCTTATAAACAGGGTTAAAGAATCAGGCGAGTATGATTACATATTCATAGATTCTCCCGCTGGTATAGAACAGGGTTTTCAGATAGCTGCGCTGCCTGCAGACACAGCCCTGGTGGTGGTAAACCCTGAAGTCTCTTCCATAAGGGATGCAGATAGGATTATAGGCTTGCTGGAAAACATGGGCAAGAAGGAATACTACCTTGTGATAAACAGGATGAAGTGGGATAGCGTGAAAAGAGGTGAGATGCTCTCAGTGGAAGACATAGTGGACATACTGAAAGCCCAGCCCATAGGCATAGTGCCGGAGGAGCCAAAGCTGGTGGACTTTACCAACAGAGGAGAGCCCATAGTTCTCTCAAAGGACTACAATGCATCAAAGGCAATCTTAGACATGGCAAGAAGGCTTGAAGGTGAGGATATACCTATGGTCCGCTACGGTGAGAAAAAGGGCCTTCTTGAGAAGCTTCTGGGTAGATAGCTATGATATGGGACCTTCTTTTTAACAGAGGCAAGAGTAAAGATGAGGCAAAAAGAAGGCTGACTCTTGTGCTTTCATACGAGAGAAAGGGTCTTCCACCAAACTTTGTTGACAGGCTAAGAGATGACCTCATATCCGTATTTTCCAAATATCCTCAGTTTGAGGTTAAAAAGATAGAGGTGGACATAAAAAGGGATAAGGACAATTTTGATGAGCTCTGGATTAGCATACCCTTCAAGCAATGAAAGGTCCTGTTTTCCTTCTGGACCTTGATGGAGTTCTTGTAAAAGACAAGGCACTGAACCCCTTCGGCGACACGGTTGTCTTTCTTGAAGAACTCAGAAGGCTAAAGATACCCTTTAGAGTGGTTTCCAACAACTCCACAAGGCCTCCACAAAAACTCATAAGTGCCTTAAGTGAGAAAGGCATTGCGCTTATGGAGGATGAACTCATTACTCCTCTGTCTCTTCTGGGAAGCTATCTAAGGAGACAGGGTGTAAGAAAGGTTCTGTTTATAGGCATGCCTGCTGTTGAAGAATACCTGAAAGAACTTGGCTTTGAGGTGGTTCAGGACCATATGGCAGATGCAGTTGTAATAGGTCAGGACAGGAGCTTGGACTTCAAAAAGCTCAAGATGGCAACCTCTGCCGTATTCCTGCACAGTGCCATATTAGTCCCCATAAACATGAGCAGAATAGTAAAAGATGACGATGGGCTTTACTTTCCGGGTGCAGGCTCCATCGCCCTTGCCATAGCTCATGCATGTAATTACGATAAAGACCTGCCAAACCTTGGAAAACCTTCAGAAGAGTTTATCAGGTATGCCCTTATGGGGCTGGATGGTGAGGATATCTATCTGGTGAGCGACGATGTATACACGGACCTGCTGGGTGCCAGAGACCTTGGCTTGAAAACCGTCTTTATGACCACAGGCAAGTATAAGAGAGAAGAACTCCTGAAAGCGGACTTTAAACCAGACCTTGTCTTTGACAGTCTTACACGGCTACTGGACTACCTTTATAAAGCTGTTCTTTCTTAACCTTTCAAGAAGCTCCTGCCTTCTTGCTTCAATTTTTCTGGCAAGGAGTTCTTGCCTTTGCTCCTCTACGCTTTTGCCTTCCGTCACCTCTTCTTGAGAAATTACCTTTGCAATGTATATGTGGTCCTTGTCTTCGGCAAAGACAAGCTGTCCAGGGCTGGACCTCCAGACTTCTCTGTCAAGGGCTTCAACCAGTTCGCCTCTGCCAACCCTGAGCCTCTCCACCTTCAGACCCATTTCCCGTGCCAGGACTTCAGGCCCTTTTGTGGGTTCAAAGATAGCTTTGAGTTTTCCTTCGTCCTTTCTGTCCACCACAAGAAGCTCCACCTCTCTTACCAACTTTACATTTCCACTTTTCAGCCTTTCCAGCTCAAGCTCCACATCAGAGACCTTTACCTCTCTCTCAAGAAAGGCCCTCAGCCCCTGTGTAGCCAGAAGTTCCCTCTCTAAAAACCTCCTCAGGTCCTGAAGGGTAAGCCCCTCCCTTGCAAGCTCTTGAGCTATACCGTCAATGGTCATCCTGTTTGCCCTGGCAATGCTCTGAAGTGCCTCCTCTATGAGCTCAGGGGGAACCTGCAGACCTCTCCCCATGAGAAACTGATACAGAAGCATATTTTCTATGAGCTTATCCAGAATTTGCTTCCTGTCTGAGGTTGCGTAGTATAACATGCCCATCTTTATATCGCTTTCAAGGACT
Coding sequences within it:
- a CDS encoding FtsW/RodA/SpoVE family cell cycle protein, whose product is MGEAVIISVNTVPYLMDSYQNLSIYKKPLLQILVFISGFLLASLLTRLDYRRYMSGGIPYFLVLLALLSLLLVLIKKLLTGRPVDRWLLGGSLQPLEFAKIALVLFLSYYIVRKGNLRQWKHLFWALIFPLLMALLLLAQPDKGGAVFILLITALMVYVGGVPKRVYLIVIPIFSLMVYYILTSKGYVAERLSAWKDPFLDAEDSGYQIIQSLYALARGGFMGVGIGQGLQKLGPLPASDTDYVIAIVGEEMGFLGVLLAIILYAILVGRLLWHAFMAKGQMEKLILFGTAINFAYSFLWNLAMVSNLIPPKGIALPFVSYGSSNLLASLLFLGIAQSVINHQERTLSNASRTSSTLTILRHA
- the minC gene encoding septum site-determining protein MinC encodes the protein MVEIRGITLPVVLIEIKEKGDVDTLIEEIKQKVSSRLFEGSYVLIDGKGFLKRGDIEKIEKALTDRNIKSVKKLSSAGLEEGKRDRLLVVQKHLRSGQRVEHNGDILVLGDVNKDAQVIATGNIIVMGRLRGIAIAGALGDERAVVVALEMEPQQVRIGKKVAIMDEEERKSPGYPEVAKIEEGNIILERV
- the minD gene encoding septum site-determining protein MinD — encoded protein: MSKVFVVTSGKGGVGKTTITANLSVALANFGRKVLAVDADIGLRNLDMILGLENRIVYDVLDVLEGRVEFHKALVKDKRGLSLWLLPANQTKNKDAIDRGRWVELINRVKESGEYDYIFIDSPAGIEQGFQIAALPADTALVVVNPEVSSIRDADRIIGLLENMGKKEYYLVINRMKWDSVKRGEMLSVEDIVDILKAQPIGIVPEEPKLVDFTNRGEPIVLSKDYNASKAILDMARRLEGEDIPMVRYGEKKGLLEKLLGR
- the minE gene encoding cell division topological specificity factor MinE, with product MIWDLLFNRGKSKDEAKRRLTLVLSYERKGLPPNFVDRLRDDLISVFSKYPQFEVKKIEVDIKRDKDNFDELWISIPFKQ
- a CDS encoding HAD-IIA family hydrolase — protein: MKGPVFLLDLDGVLVKDKALNPFGDTVVFLEELRRLKIPFRVVSNNSTRPPQKLISALSEKGIALMEDELITPLSLLGSYLRRQGVRKVLFIGMPAVEEYLKELGFEVVQDHMADAVVIGQDRSLDFKKLKMATSAVFLHSAILVPINMSRIVKDDDGLYFPGAGSIALAIAHACNYDKDLPNLGKPSEEFIRYALMGLDGEDIYLVSDDVYTDLLGARDLGLKTVFMTTGKYKREELLKADFKPDLVFDSLTRLLDYLYKAVLS
- a CDS encoding peptidylprolyl isomerase yields the protein MDRVVASVNSEPVLESDIKMGMLYYATSDRKQILDKLIENMLLYQFLMGRGLQVPPELIEEALQSIARANRMTIDGIAQELAREGLTLQDLRRFLERELLATQGLRAFLEREVKVSDVELELERLKSGNVKLVREVELLVVDRKDEGKLKAIFEPTKGPEVLAREMGLKVERLRVGRGELVEALDREVWRSSPGQLVFAEDKDHIYIAKVISQEEVTEGKSVEEQRQELLARKIEARRQELLERLRKNSFIKVVQ